AGGGTATTCGCGTTCCCGGTTTCCTGAAAGCGCTCAAGCCTCCCGGCCAGGATATCGTCCACCGCGGCGAGAATCCGTTTTGCCTGCGCCGCGCTCCCCTGGATGTCCGATTCCAGGTAGTCCCCGGCGCGCTCGTGCGGCCCGTCCATTTTCGCGCGCGCATCGCCGTCGGAATCGTAAAAGAAGTCGAAGGTCATGACCTAGCGTTCCTCGCGGTATATCGGGTAGGCGGTATTGATATCGCCGTTGTCCATGACGTAGCCCTCGATCGTGAAACCCCTTCCCGAGGGACCGTTGAACTTATACGCCTTGAAGGAGGTCCTGTTGCGATACGCGTGCAGGACCGCCTGGATCACCTCTTCCTTCTTCATGGAATCGGGGAAGAAGGTGGATATTTTTTTCCTGTCCTTCGCGCCCACCCAGACCTGCGCCATGTAGACGTTCTTCCTGTTGGGACCCTGTATCTTTTCGAGCACTCCTGCGTCCCCCGGATCGCCGCCGCCCGGCCTCGAATGGTAGCCCACCGGCCTGCCGTGCTCGTTGATCTCCCCGTGGAAAATGTGGGTGAGATTCACCCGGGGGCTCGTGTCCGACCATTCAACATGGGGCTTCCGCGAGCAGTCGACGGCGCACAGGAGAACAAGCGCCGCCATGAAACCGGTTAATCTGCGCATCATAAAAATGCCTCGTATCTGCGTGTGTGACGGAAATGAGCAAGAGGTAACGTCGTCTTGCACTATCAAGTGTGTCGGGATGGGCGTTTTTAGCAATAAGAATTTTTTGGGGAATTTATGGGTGGTGTAGCAGCCCCCGCCGAATTACTGTTACCGAACAACGGAAGGAGAACCGCGAATGCACGCGAATAAAGACAAATAGACGCGAATATCTTTCTCCAAATTCGCGTTCATTGGCGTTCATTCGCGGTTTCCCAACTCTCAGGTTGAAGCGGTTGTTAGCTGAAATTTTTCAAGTATGATCTAATCTGCATTTTAAATAGCTCCTGGCTATATTGGACGCTCTTTTCCTTTTCCTTAAATTTTTTATCAAACTCTGCTACTTGACTATTATCAAAATTATAAACATCACTTTGCTTAATCTTCCATTTTTTATTTCCGAAGAATCCAGGCCGCGTCTCCAATACAAGTAATCCCAATGGAAATTCTCCATCCATATTACTTACGTTATAATCAATTCCATTTTTAAATCCATGCTTACAATAATTGTGAGGATCACCATAAATTATTATTGCCGGAATATTTCTTTCTTGTACTATCATTTTTGTTTTTTCAATCAGCGCCGTACCAATTCCCTTCCTTTGATAGTCTGGGTGGACACAAAAAGGACCAAATGAAACAATTTCCACCTTTTCCTGGTCCTCTCCAATAAGCATGGATTTTGTATACATAATTGAACCAACAATATTTCCTTCAATTTCCGCAACACAATCAAGGTCTTTAATAAAGTCTTTGTGATCGCGTAATATATGAGATAAATAGTGTTCATCACATCCAGGAACATATAAATTCCAAAATGCTTCTCTTGTTAATTCTTCGACTTTAGAATAATCTTGTTCATTTTCCAGACGAATTGTTATTTTCATGCCATCTCCTATTCTGCGCGAAGCGTCCAGCTAATGATAGCGTCTAATTGACGGTATTTTTGCGAAACTGCCCCAAGATATAATTTTTCTTATTCATCTTAGTTTAATTGCTAGGTGCTAAAGCTCACTTAAAATTTCTATTGGTACTTCCTCTTTTTTAATTAATTCATTCTTACTATTGAAATATTTTACTTCTTCTGATTGTTTGTATTTATCATTTAAACAGACTTCTTTGTCATCTTTTTTAATACACCTCAAGCAAGATGTTTCATTGTATGATTCAATTCTATATATTTCCAAAGTATTAATATTTATTACTGTTGTATATTTTTTAAAAAAACCGCCACAAGGTCTACCTTCGCCTGCTTGAATATAGAAAAAGGCATATTCATTATTTACTTTTTCTAAATATCCGATGGATTTATTTTTGAAATCTGTATAAATCACTTTTCCATTTTTT
This Spirochaetota bacterium DNA region includes the following protein-coding sequences:
- a CDS encoding N-acetyltransferase; this encodes MTIRLENEQDYSKVEELTREAFWNLYVPGCDEHYLSHILRDHKDFIKDLDCVAEIEGNIVGSIMYTKSMLIGEDQEKVEIVSFGPFCVHPDYQRKGIGTALIEKTKMIVQERNIPAIIIYGDPHNYCKHGFKNGIDYNVSNMDGEFPLGLLVLETRPGFFGNKKWKIKQSDVYNFDNSQVAEFDKKFKEKEKSVQYSQELFKMQIRSYLKNFS